The following coding sequences lie in one Myxococcaceae bacterium JPH2 genomic window:
- a CDS encoding sigma-70 family RNA polymerase sigma factor, producing the protein MATDDLTLVKRVRSGDQRAFKLLVERYQRKVYAVALGMLKDKEEAMDVSQEAFVKVYKYLDHFKGDASFYTWLYRITSNICIDVLRKRRGGGGDPIEFDETQAVDLTEARIGALGSRLGTNPQKSALRKELAEKIQEALATVPEKHRAILLLREIEGMSYEDLARTLDIPKGTVMSRLFHARAKVQKILSDYLELDEAKSGVGGE; encoded by the coding sequence TTGGCCACCGACGACCTCACACTCGTCAAGCGCGTCCGTAGCGGGGACCAGCGCGCTTTCAAGCTCCTCGTCGAGCGCTATCAGCGCAAGGTGTATGCCGTTGCGTTGGGAATGCTGAAGGACAAGGAGGAAGCGATGGACGTCTCCCAGGAGGCGTTCGTCAAGGTCTACAAGTACCTGGACCACTTCAAGGGCGACGCCTCCTTCTATACGTGGCTCTACCGCATCACCTCGAACATCTGCATCGACGTGCTGCGCAAGCGCCGCGGGGGTGGGGGAGACCCCATCGAGTTCGATGAGACGCAGGCGGTGGACCTGACCGAGGCGCGCATCGGCGCGCTGGGCAGTCGGCTGGGGACCAATCCGCAGAAGAGCGCGCTCCGAAAGGAGCTGGCCGAGAAGATTCAGGAGGCCCTCGCCACGGTGCCGGAGAAGCACCGCGCCATCCTCCTGCTGCGGGAGATCGAGGGCATGTCCTACGAGGACCTGGCCCGCACCCTGGACATTCCCAAGGGGACGGTGATGAGCCGCCTCTTCCATGCCCGCGCCAAGGTGCAGAAAATCCTCAGCGATTACCTGGAATTGGACGAGGCGAAGAGCGGGGTCGGCGGTGAGTGA
- a CDS encoding Immediate early protein ICP0 codes for MSSRISEGARGVRVSQPGESPATPRPRGGGAPTGEPQPVPDGFLLSKSGTPASRPALGATAREPVLDVRELLPPGLEGLEGQESLASRFASDSALLAPRLSPASLPPSERVARLWSFFAAYAEAAAAHPPQDEARAAFREALDDQGFATFHDADTGQDGVTAALWVLDADSPEEARQRAETVRLEPPPEVLRSEAAFVPQKDAPPTEELARERPAAEQRGPERFETPGLTAGQLAAANLARGLGASVPLERRDRFDASPSPADPSERRGSARKLGGPMLWNVLHRFRAGPEEDGAVAKAQWERMAFGAMLALVGIALVAVALISSL; via the coding sequence ATGTCTTCCCGCATCTCCGAGGGCGCTCGCGGCGTCCGTGTCTCGCAGCCGGGGGAGTCACCCGCCACGCCGCGTCCCCGAGGAGGAGGCGCACCGACGGGGGAGCCGCAGCCCGTTCCCGATGGCTTCCTCCTGTCGAAGTCCGGCACGCCCGCCTCCCGCCCGGCGCTGGGCGCCACCGCGCGCGAGCCCGTCCTGGACGTGCGCGAGCTGCTCCCGCCCGGGCTGGAGGGACTGGAGGGGCAGGAGTCGTTGGCGAGCCGCTTCGCCTCGGACTCCGCGCTGCTGGCGCCTCGGCTGAGCCCCGCGTCGCTGCCGCCCTCGGAGCGGGTGGCGCGCCTGTGGTCCTTCTTCGCCGCCTACGCCGAGGCCGCCGCCGCGCACCCACCCCAAGACGAGGCGCGCGCCGCGTTTCGCGAGGCGCTGGACGACCAGGGCTTCGCCACCTTCCACGACGCGGACACCGGGCAGGATGGCGTGACAGCGGCGCTGTGGGTGCTCGACGCGGACAGCCCCGAGGAGGCTCGCCAGCGCGCGGAGACCGTCCGGTTGGAGCCGCCCCCCGAGGTGCTGCGCTCGGAGGCGGCCTTCGTGCCTCAGAAGGACGCGCCCCCCACCGAGGAGCTCGCCCGGGAGCGCCCCGCCGCCGAGCAGCGAGGCCCCGAGCGGTTCGAGACGCCCGGCCTCACCGCGGGCCAGCTCGCCGCGGCGAACCTCGCGCGGGGACTGGGCGCATCCGTTCCGTTGGAGCGCCGCGACCGCTTCGATGCCTCACCGTCGCCCGCTGACCCGAGTGAGCGACGAGGCAGCGCTCGCAAGCTCGGTGGCCCCATGCTGTGGAACGTGTTGCACCGCTTCCGCGCCGGCCCGGAGGAGGACGGGGCGGTGGCGAAGGCGCAGTGGGAGCGCATGGCCTTCGGGGCCATGCTGGCGCTCGTGGGCATCGCCCTGGTGGCGGTCGCCCTCATCAGCAGCCTCTAG
- a CDS encoding LysR family transcriptional regulator, with product MLSPTLDSRRLAYFIAVAELLHFRKAAERLRLAQPALSQHIRRLEEELGCQLLKRDRRRVELTPAGAALLDTGRRALAQLSHAADAAQRTAANQVALLRVGFLSPAAFALVPEVLRLLRQAHPDVHLVLREADSVTLLEEVRLGQLDVAFVRGPIPAPGIRVDTLYEEPLVVVLPSSHRLARRARVPLAELADAPFIGFPREPVPPLHDAMMAMCATAGFAPTFVTEASEWYTIVSLVVAGIGVAILPESVRTFSRKGVVYRPLQGEQRHVALTIARPLAPPGPALRACLQIVSRLTGVRLS from the coding sequence ATGCTCTCACCGACCCTCGACTCCCGCCGCCTCGCGTACTTCATCGCTGTCGCGGAACTGCTCCACTTCCGCAAGGCCGCCGAGCGCCTCCGGCTGGCTCAGCCCGCGCTCAGTCAGCACATCCGTCGCTTGGAGGAGGAGCTCGGCTGTCAGCTGTTGAAGCGAGACCGCCGACGCGTGGAGCTCACGCCCGCGGGGGCCGCGTTGCTCGACACCGGTCGTCGCGCGCTCGCGCAGCTCTCCCACGCCGCCGATGCCGCGCAGCGCACCGCCGCCAATCAAGTGGCGCTGCTGCGCGTGGGCTTCCTCAGCCCCGCCGCCTTCGCGCTCGTGCCGGAGGTCCTGCGTCTGCTGCGTCAGGCACACCCGGATGTCCACCTGGTGCTCCGCGAGGCGGACAGCGTGACGCTGCTGGAGGAGGTGCGGCTCGGGCAGCTCGACGTGGCCTTCGTGCGCGGCCCCATTCCAGCGCCGGGCATCCGCGTGGACACGCTGTACGAAGAGCCGCTCGTGGTGGTGTTGCCCTCCAGCCACCGCCTCGCGCGCCGAGCCCGCGTGCCGCTCGCGGAGCTGGCGGACGCGCCGTTCATCGGCTTTCCGCGCGAGCCTGTCCCGCCATTGCATGACGCGATGATGGCCATGTGCGCCACCGCGGGCTTCGCGCCGACCTTCGTCACCGAGGCGAGCGAGTGGTACACCATCGTCAGCCTCGTGGTGGCCGGCATCGGAGTGGCCATCCTCCCCGAATCCGTCCGCACCTTCAGTCGCAAGGGCGTCGTCTACCGCCCGCTCCAGGGAGAGCAGCGGCATGTGGCGCTGACCATCGCGCGCCCCCTCGCGCCGCCGGGTCCGGCCCTGCGCGCCTGTCTTCAGATTGTCTCGCGGCTCACCGGCGTCCGGCTCTCGTAG
- a CDS encoding alpha/beta hydrolase: MIQAATSALLMLSLSTATPPPASEPRASRYERTACGEEVAKDEPIECGVLSVPENRGKPASRMIQLPVMRLRSRAEKPGIPFVFLPGGPGVSAVDRQRSGKTNPIVEEHDFILLEPRGGKHAQPNLECPEINALTAEASAGRLRGKKLVDALVGAAGRCRATLTGAGVDLDGYTTEAIADDLEDLRRALGIEKWSLMGLSYGARPMLELMRRHPEGIQSAIMDSVFAPNVVFDEYPATNLMRSLNLVFDGCAADPECGAAYPQLRAQFARLISSADTRPLALGLDLSVSGGRPLEIRGAQVADALATGLHQRDTIPRLPRIISRAASGHPEELAALVKDTQGPSSFTWGLRLSVTCAEENPFANVARATAQLSPAMGLGGIDGRTVPTEVCRVWNVSPAPARMKELVRSDIPTLIYAGEFDPDTPPDWGRQLLENMPHAYFVEMRGLSHGAGFNLCGRSITLAFLRDPTHAPPVDCALQLRGADFGQSAKPPPPSP, translated from the coding sequence ATGATTCAGGCCGCCACGTCCGCGCTGTTGATGCTGTCCCTGTCCACCGCGACTCCGCCTCCCGCCTCGGAGCCCCGGGCCTCCCGCTACGAGCGCACCGCCTGCGGTGAGGAGGTCGCGAAGGACGAGCCCATCGAGTGCGGCGTGCTGAGCGTTCCGGAGAACCGAGGCAAGCCCGCGTCCCGGATGATCCAGCTCCCCGTGATGCGCTTGCGCAGCCGCGCCGAGAAGCCGGGCATTCCGTTCGTGTTCCTCCCGGGAGGACCGGGCGTCAGCGCGGTGGATCGCCAGCGCTCGGGCAAGACCAACCCCATCGTCGAGGAGCACGACTTCATCCTCCTGGAGCCGCGAGGCGGCAAGCACGCGCAGCCCAACTTGGAGTGCCCGGAGATCAACGCGCTCACCGCCGAGGCGTCCGCGGGCCGGCTGCGCGGCAAGAAGCTCGTCGATGCGCTGGTGGGCGCGGCGGGGCGCTGCCGCGCGACCCTCACCGGCGCGGGCGTGGACCTCGACGGATACACGACGGAGGCCATCGCCGACGACCTCGAGGACCTGCGGCGGGCGCTGGGCATCGAGAAGTGGAGCCTCATGGGCCTGTCGTACGGAGCCCGGCCGATGCTGGAGCTGATGCGCCGCCACCCGGAGGGAATCCAGAGCGCCATCATGGACTCGGTGTTCGCGCCCAACGTCGTGTTCGATGAGTACCCGGCCACCAACCTGATGCGCTCGCTGAACCTCGTGTTCGATGGCTGCGCGGCGGATCCGGAGTGCGGCGCCGCGTATCCGCAGCTCCGCGCGCAGTTCGCACGATTGATTTCCAGCGCGGACACGCGACCGCTGGCGCTCGGGCTGGACCTGTCCGTTTCGGGAGGACGCCCCTTGGAGATTCGTGGCGCGCAGGTGGCCGATGCACTCGCCACCGGATTGCACCAGCGCGACACGATTCCCCGCCTCCCGCGCATCATCTCCCGCGCCGCCTCGGGCCATCCCGAGGAGCTGGCCGCGCTGGTGAAGGACACGCAGGGCCCGTCCAGCTTCACGTGGGGCCTGCGCCTGTCCGTGACGTGCGCGGAGGAGAATCCGTTCGCGAACGTGGCCCGCGCCACCGCGCAGCTCTCGCCCGCGATGGGCTTGGGTGGAATCGACGGGCGCACCGTGCCGACCGAGGTGTGCCGCGTCTGGAATGTCTCCCCCGCGCCCGCCCGAATGAAGGAGCTCGTCCGCAGTGACATCCCCACGCTCATCTACGCGGGTGAGTTCGACCCCGACACGCCGCCGGACTGGGGACGCCAGCTCCTGGAGAACATGCCCCATGCGTACTTCGTGGAGATGCGCGGACTGAGCCACGGCGCGGGCTTCAACCTCTGCGGCCGGAGCATCACCCTCGCCTTCCTCCGCGACCCGACCCACGCGCCGCCCGTGGACTGCGCCCTCCAGCTCCGAGGCGCCGACTTCGGCCAGAGCGCGAAGCCGCCCCCTCCGAGCCCCTGA
- a CDS encoding ABC transporter permease, which translates to MLWMEVRRALRSMVRERAFTAVVVLTLALTIGATSAVFSVVYPVLWQPLPYPDADQLVRLFQTTTPGAGAGPHKDRTRVTSPVWSAWRERARSVSGIEGLRAEKRVLGGAGVDARLTVGRASAGLLPMLGVQPPLGRLWGSDLEVPGRDRELVLTHAVWQRLYGGDPAVLGRHLLLDDVAHTIVGVLPEDFRFEPDVEVWKPLALDLLREQESVLRVVGRLRPGVSLKQAQAELQSLAMDTPHVAGVTMTGISVEPLHALWVEQSRTQLHIASGVALLLLLLGCANLTNLLLARGSTRLRELAVRVALGATRAQLVRQVFVENGLQALFGGALGWLIALWGRGLLQAFIPPQFVTGPDKEPLVLGITTVTSLMTAMLVGILPALHASRGGTVLGPRNLGASGGSSVGWMRSVLVVTQLSLAMVPLVGAGLMLRSLWKLQDVPLGFEPRQVTVAEVFFPLERLPDASRAPVLAQELTSRLEAVPGVSAVGITSALPFSGEVWRETTGVRVQGTPAPEGARPRVGLLVANAGYFQALGLPLKRGRWMSATDTADQPPVVLVSESFAQRHFAGQEPVGARLLLDTDSDGGPPVAREVIGVVGDVPMGARTEERSGDVYLPLGQDMRKSLQLAVKSSLPAPELLARMQQEVRATSPELRLLKVRTLDDVVADSDARMRVLSGLLGAFAVLGIVLAAVGLYGLLAFWVSQRTRELGIRGALGATPAHLLRGVVRQGLGLASIGLGVGLVAAGVLSRALSAVLYGVAPHDPLIFVGAPALLLVVALAASWWPARAATRVSPLEALRRDT; encoded by the coding sequence ATGCTCTGGATGGAAGTCCGCCGCGCGCTCCGCTCGATGGTTCGGGAGCGGGCCTTCACCGCTGTCGTCGTGCTCACGCTCGCGCTCACCATCGGCGCGACGTCCGCGGTCTTCAGCGTGGTGTATCCGGTGCTCTGGCAGCCGCTGCCCTACCCGGACGCGGACCAGCTCGTCCGCCTCTTCCAGACGACGACCCCGGGCGCGGGCGCGGGTCCTCACAAGGACCGCACGCGCGTCACCTCGCCCGTGTGGAGCGCCTGGCGCGAGCGAGCCCGGAGTGTCTCGGGCATCGAGGGTCTGCGCGCGGAGAAGCGCGTCCTCGGCGGCGCCGGGGTCGATGCGCGATTGACGGTGGGGAGGGCCTCCGCGGGGCTCTTGCCCATGCTCGGCGTCCAGCCGCCGCTGGGCCGGCTCTGGGGCTCGGACCTGGAGGTGCCAGGACGTGACCGGGAGCTCGTCCTCACGCATGCGGTGTGGCAACGGCTGTACGGCGGCGACCCCGCGGTGCTCGGACGACACCTGCTGCTCGACGACGTGGCGCACACCATCGTGGGCGTGCTGCCCGAGGACTTCCGCTTCGAGCCCGACGTGGAGGTCTGGAAGCCCCTGGCCCTGGACCTCCTGCGCGAGCAAGAGAGCGTGTTGCGCGTCGTGGGACGTCTGCGCCCAGGTGTCTCGCTGAAGCAGGCCCAGGCGGAGCTCCAGTCCCTCGCGATGGACACCCCGCACGTCGCAGGGGTGACGATGACGGGCATCAGCGTGGAGCCCCTTCACGCGCTCTGGGTCGAGCAGTCCCGCACGCAGCTCCACATCGCCAGCGGCGTGGCCCTGCTGCTGCTCCTGCTCGGCTGCGCCAACCTCACGAACCTCCTCCTGGCCCGAGGCAGCACGCGGCTGCGCGAGCTGGCGGTCCGCGTGGCATTGGGAGCGACCCGCGCGCAGCTCGTCCGGCAGGTGTTCGTGGAGAACGGGCTCCAGGCCCTGTTCGGCGGCGCGCTCGGGTGGCTCATCGCGCTCTGGGGGCGCGGACTGCTCCAGGCCTTCATCCCGCCGCAGTTCGTCACCGGCCCCGACAAGGAGCCCCTCGTCCTGGGCATCACCACCGTGACGTCCCTGATGACCGCGATGCTCGTGGGCATCCTTCCCGCGCTCCATGCGTCGCGGGGCGGGACGGTGCTCGGTCCTCGGAACCTGGGGGCCTCGGGCGGTTCATCCGTGGGTTGGATGCGCTCGGTGCTCGTCGTCACGCAGCTCTCGCTGGCCATGGTGCCGCTGGTGGGCGCGGGGCTCATGCTGCGCAGCCTCTGGAAGCTCCAGGACGTTCCGCTCGGCTTCGAGCCTCGGCAGGTCACCGTCGCGGAGGTGTTCTTCCCGCTGGAGAGGCTCCCCGATGCGTCACGCGCCCCGGTGCTCGCCCAGGAGCTGACGTCTCGGCTGGAGGCCGTGCCCGGAGTGAGCGCCGTGGGCATCACCAGCGCGCTGCCGTTCTCCGGCGAGGTGTGGCGCGAGACCACCGGTGTCCGCGTCCAAGGCACGCCGGCGCCCGAGGGCGCGCGGCCCCGCGTGGGGCTGCTCGTGGCCAATGCGGGCTACTTCCAGGCCCTGGGGCTGCCCCTGAAGCGAGGGCGCTGGATGAGCGCGACGGACACCGCGGATCAACCGCCCGTCGTCCTCGTCTCCGAGTCCTTCGCGCAGCGGCACTTCGCGGGGCAGGAGCCCGTGGGCGCGAGGCTCTTGCTCGACACGGACAGCGACGGCGGTCCGCCCGTGGCTCGCGAGGTGATTGGCGTGGTGGGCGACGTGCCCATGGGGGCGCGCACGGAGGAGCGCTCCGGAGACGTCTACCTGCCGCTGGGACAGGACATGCGAAAGAGCCTCCAGCTCGCGGTGAAGTCCTCGCTGCCCGCGCCGGAGCTGCTCGCGCGGATGCAGCAAGAGGTGCGCGCCACGAGCCCGGAGCTGCGACTGCTCAAGGTGCGGACCCTGGACGACGTCGTGGCGGACAGCGATGCGCGCATGCGCGTGCTGAGCGGGCTCCTGGGCGCCTTCGCGGTGCTGGGCATCGTGCTGGCCGCCGTGGGGCTGTATGGGTTGCTCGCGTTCTGGGTCTCGCAGCGCACGCGCGAGCTGGGCATTCGCGGCGCTCTCGGCGCGACCCCGGCGCACCTGCTGCGCGGTGTGGTGCGCCAGGGATTGGGGCTCGCGAGCATCGGGCTCGGAGTGGGGCTCGTGGCCGCGGGCGTCCTGTCTCGCGCGCTGAGCGCCGTGCTCTACGGCGTCGCCCCGCACGACCCGCTCATCTTCGTGGGCGCCCCCGCGCTGCTGCTCGTCGTCGCACTCGCCGCGAGCTGGTGGCCCGCCCGCGCCGCGACCCGGGTGTCCCCACTCGAAGCGCTTCGCCGCGACACCTGA
- the hemF gene encoding oxygen-dependent coproporphyrinogen oxidase: protein MTVDVESLKTRMSAFIHALQDDICGALERLDGPGRFREDAWTRPGGGGGRSRVLEGGAVIEKGGVNISVVHGELEEAFAKRLQGEGRTFWAGGLSLVLHPRNPHVPTVHANYRFIHQGGKAWFGGGADLTPYYLQDEDAAHFHRVHKAACDAHDATYYPRFKQACDAYFHVRHRGEARGVGGIFFENMGGDLEKEFAFVQECGKAFLPAYLTIAERRKDTPFTEAQRYWQEIRRGRYVEFNLVYDRGTIFGLETQGRTESILMSLPPQVRWLYDYHPEPGTPEARLVEVLRQPREWA from the coding sequence ATGACGGTGGACGTGGAGAGCCTGAAGACGCGCATGTCGGCCTTCATCCACGCGCTGCAGGACGACATCTGCGGCGCGCTGGAGCGGCTGGATGGACCGGGTCGCTTCCGCGAGGACGCTTGGACTCGCCCGGGTGGTGGTGGCGGACGCAGCCGCGTGCTGGAGGGCGGCGCCGTGATTGAGAAGGGCGGCGTCAACATCTCCGTGGTGCACGGCGAGCTGGAAGAGGCCTTCGCCAAGCGGCTCCAGGGTGAGGGGCGCACCTTCTGGGCCGGCGGTCTCTCGCTGGTGCTGCACCCGCGCAACCCGCATGTGCCCACGGTGCACGCCAACTACCGCTTCATCCACCAGGGCGGCAAGGCGTGGTTCGGCGGCGGCGCGGACCTGACGCCCTACTACCTCCAGGACGAGGACGCGGCGCACTTCCACCGCGTGCACAAGGCCGCGTGCGACGCGCACGACGCCACCTACTACCCGCGCTTCAAGCAGGCCTGCGACGCGTACTTCCACGTGCGCCACCGAGGCGAGGCGCGCGGCGTGGGCGGCATCTTCTTCGAGAACATGGGCGGCGACCTGGAGAAGGAGTTCGCCTTCGTCCAGGAGTGCGGCAAGGCCTTCCTGCCCGCGTACCTGACCATCGCCGAGCGCCGCAAGGACACGCCCTTCACGGAGGCGCAGCGCTACTGGCAGGAGATCCGCCGCGGGCGCTACGTGGAGTTCAACCTCGTCTACGACCGAGGCACCATCTTCGGCCTGGAGACGCAGGGGCGCACCGAGTCCATCCTCATGTCGCTGCCGCCGCAGGTGCGCTGGCTCTACGACTACCACCCGGAGCCCGGCACCCCCGAGGCCCGGCTGGTGGAGGTTCTTCGTCAGCCGCGGGAGTGGGCCTGA
- a CDS encoding DUF3467 domain-containing protein, producing the protein MADTSKPPDMPLQIQIDEDVANGQYCNMALVNHTDTEFVLDFIFVQPQQAKARVRSRIVTNPKHMKRLLLAMQDNLQRYEARFGAIVLGEDDGPVH; encoded by the coding sequence ATGGCGGACACTTCGAAGCCCCCGGACATGCCGTTGCAGATACAAATCGATGAGGATGTGGCCAACGGCCAGTACTGCAACATGGCGCTGGTGAACCACACCGACACCGAGTTCGTGCTGGACTTCATCTTCGTCCAGCCGCAGCAGGCCAAGGCGCGCGTGCGCTCGCGCATCGTCACCAATCCCAAGCACATGAAGCGCCTGCTCTTGGCCATGCAGGACAACCTCCAGCGCTACGAGGCGCGCTTCGGCGCCATCGTGCTGGGCGAGGACGATGGTCCGGTGCATTGA
- a CDS encoding alpha/beta fold hydrolase, translated as MDPVKTAPFDLGRGPDACLLLHGFTGSPWDLRPLGESLATRGLRVVAPRLPGHGTTPEALLEVTHRDWRDAADSALASLHGHRRIFVGGLSVGALLALGLAARHPGVVAALALVAPAVRFRGPRMAVIRQLARTPLLAWAKPWADKSGSDICDPVAREAAPHLPAFPVARLRDVCALQDSVGPDATRVRCPVLVAVAEQDHVVDPEGGRWLARRLTGAPEVRFISFREGFHIIPRDTSGPRLSDEVGTFLDAWRDAGLSPWKEEAAPDAPPP; from the coding sequence ATGGACCCCGTCAAGACGGCCCCCTTCGACCTCGGGCGAGGCCCGGACGCGTGCCTGTTGTTGCACGGTTTCACCGGCAGCCCGTGGGACCTGCGGCCCCTGGGCGAGTCCCTGGCGACGCGGGGCCTGCGCGTGGTGGCGCCTCGGCTCCCCGGTCACGGCACCACGCCCGAGGCGCTGCTGGAGGTGACGCACCGGGACTGGCGCGACGCGGCGGATTCAGCGCTGGCCTCGCTGCACGGACACCGGCGCATCTTCGTGGGCGGGCTGTCCGTGGGCGCGTTGCTGGCGCTGGGGCTCGCGGCACGACACCCGGGGGTCGTGGCGGCCCTGGCCCTGGTGGCGCCCGCGGTGCGCTTCCGAGGCCCGCGCATGGCGGTCATCCGGCAGTTGGCGCGAACGCCGCTGCTCGCCTGGGCGAAGCCGTGGGCGGACAAGTCTGGCTCGGACATCTGCGACCCCGTGGCGCGCGAGGCAGCGCCTCACCTGCCCGCCTTCCCCGTGGCGCGCCTGCGCGATGTCTGCGCGCTGCAAGACAGTGTGGGGCCCGATGCCACGCGCGTGCGCTGTCCCGTGCTGGTGGCCGTGGCCGAGCAGGACCACGTGGTGGATCCGGAGGGTGGGCGCTGGTTGGCGCGGCGACTGACGGGCGCGCCCGAGGTGCGGTTCATCTCCTTCCGCGAGGGGTTCCACATCATCCCGCGCGACACCAGCGGCCCACGCCTGTCCGACGAGGTGGGCACGTTCCTGGATGCGTGGCGAGACGCGGGGCTCAGCCCTTGGAAGGAAGAGGCGGCGCCAGACGCGCCACCGCCGTGA
- a CDS encoding response regulator, producing MDDAQGGRRQSPVDERERIQELLAQLPAFFALHRGPTHLIEFLSDTRLAFLSRGAAPGVTLREACPQLEGQGWYEAWDRVFATGQPLHLREASARLCPEDEELFFNLSLLPRRDSHGQVEGVLAFAVDVTELVHTRRAAWATASWRTERLQAMTAALSESLTPGQVAEVAARDGALALGAVAGLVVVPVAGDAFELAASHGYPAGSLEGWRRISAHDKLPMTDAARTGDLVVLGSQEEMVARYPLVAAVAQQGAAGAWAAIPLLSGGRSFGVLGLGFSDARVFDASERAFLMTVGRQCAQALDRARLYDEERAARAAAEAASRAKDEFLAMVSHELRTPLTSILGWAQMMRQGRLTDEKLPRALEAIERNARAQRQLIEDLLDISRIASGRLRLEMGPLEMAHVVEAALDAVRPAAAARELELVSLVDVDGVPMWGDPDRLQQVVWNLLANAIKFTPAGGRVEVSARRRESGVEVVVRDNGEGIPPDFMPFLFERFRQADTGVSRRHGGLGLGLSIVRHLVELHGGTVTVSSEGQGQGTAFSVWLPQARTGISRGAQGVADLVLPPFPELEGLRVLVVDDESDARELMAALLTRVGAQVQLASSVHEALEHVRRSPPTVLVTDVGLPGDDGYALLYRLRELPWDSGGGVPALAITALARREDRDRALRAGFSAFVAKPLDAVELLTAVARLAPPLPSKG from the coding sequence GTGGACGATGCCCAGGGCGGGCGGCGGCAGTCGCCAGTCGATGAGCGCGAACGCATCCAGGAGCTGCTCGCGCAGCTGCCTGCCTTCTTCGCGTTGCATCGAGGCCCCACGCACCTCATCGAATTTCTCAGCGACACGCGGCTGGCGTTCCTCTCGCGAGGCGCCGCGCCCGGCGTGACGCTGCGCGAGGCCTGCCCGCAACTGGAGGGGCAGGGTTGGTACGAGGCCTGGGACCGCGTCTTCGCCACGGGCCAACCGCTGCACCTGCGTGAGGCCTCCGCGCGCCTGTGCCCCGAGGATGAAGAGCTGTTCTTCAACCTGTCGCTCCTGCCGCGCCGCGATTCCCACGGACAGGTGGAGGGCGTGCTGGCCTTCGCGGTGGACGTGACGGAGTTGGTCCACACGCGCCGCGCCGCGTGGGCCACCGCATCGTGGCGCACCGAGCGACTCCAAGCGATGACGGCCGCCCTCTCCGAGTCCCTCACGCCGGGGCAGGTGGCGGAGGTGGCCGCGCGCGATGGGGCCCTGGCGCTGGGCGCTGTCGCGGGCCTGGTGGTGGTGCCCGTCGCGGGCGATGCGTTCGAGCTGGCCGCCTCCCATGGCTATCCCGCCGGAAGCCTGGAGGGATGGCGGCGCATCTCCGCCCACGACAAGCTGCCCATGACGGACGCGGCGCGCACCGGAGACCTGGTGGTGCTGGGCTCTCAGGAGGAGATGGTCGCGCGCTATCCGCTGGTGGCCGCGGTCGCGCAGCAGGGCGCCGCGGGCGCGTGGGCCGCCATTCCGCTGCTGAGTGGGGGACGCTCGTTCGGCGTGTTGGGCTTGGGCTTCTCGGATGCGCGCGTCTTCGATGCGTCCGAGCGCGCCTTCCTCATGACGGTGGGCCGTCAGTGTGCCCAGGCATTGGACCGAGCGCGCCTCTACGACGAGGAGCGCGCCGCCCGAGCCGCCGCCGAGGCCGCCAGCCGCGCCAAGGACGAGTTCCTCGCCATGGTGTCCCACGAGCTGCGCACGCCGCTGACCTCCATCCTCGGCTGGGCGCAGATGATGCGGCAGGGGAGGCTGACGGACGAGAAGCTGCCGCGCGCATTGGAGGCCATCGAGCGAAACGCGCGAGCGCAGCGCCAGCTCATCGAGGACCTGCTGGACATCAGCCGCATCGCCAGCGGGCGGCTGCGCCTGGAGATGGGGCCGCTGGAGATGGCGCACGTGGTGGAGGCCGCGCTGGACGCGGTGCGCCCGGCCGCCGCCGCGCGAGAGCTGGAGCTGGTATCGCTGGTGGACGTGGACGGCGTGCCCATGTGGGGCGACCCGGATCGTCTCCAGCAGGTGGTGTGGAACCTGCTCGCCAACGCCATCAAGTTCACGCCCGCGGGTGGGCGCGTGGAGGTGTCCGCCCGCCGCCGCGAGAGTGGCGTTGAAGTGGTGGTGCGCGACAACGGCGAGGGCATTCCGCCGGACTTCATGCCCTTCCTCTTCGAGCGCTTCCGCCAGGCGGACACGGGCGTCAGTCGTCGCCACGGTGGACTGGGCCTGGGGCTGTCCATCGTGCGTCACCTGGTGGAGCTGCACGGCGGCACCGTGACGGTGTCGAGCGAGGGCCAGGGGCAGGGCACTGCCTTCAGCGTGTGGCTGCCGCAGGCGCGCACGGGCATCAGTCGCGGTGCGCAGGGGGTGGCGGACCTGGTGCTGCCGCCGTTCCCGGAGCTGGAAGGGCTGCGCGTGCTGGTGGTGGACGATGAGTCGGACGCGCGCGAACTCATGGCTGCGTTGCTCACCCGGGTGGGCGCGCAGGTGCAGCTCGCCTCCAGCGTGCACGAAGCCCTGGAGCACGTGCGGCGCTCGCCCCCCACGGTGCTGGTGACGGACGTGGGATTGCCCGGAGATGACGGCTACGCGCTGCTGTATCGCCTGCGCGAGCTGCCCTGGGATTCGGGCGGAGGCGTGCCCGCGCTGGCCATCACCGCGTTGGCGCGGCGCGAGGACCGCGACCGTGCGCTGCGCGCGGGCTTCAGCGCGTTCGTGGCCAAGCCGCTGGACGCGGTGGAGTTGCTCACGGCGGTGGCGCGTCTGGCGCCGCCTCTTCCTTCCAAGGGCTGA